A genomic region of Manihot esculenta cultivar AM560-2 chromosome 15, M.esculenta_v8, whole genome shotgun sequence contains the following coding sequences:
- the LOC110601264 gene encoding ribokinase, translating to MKGIAFSPTNYHCCFKNHHNTSRRSSISTNPIQFNDNQNQNQNPSIKTRPFPSLVLKSSKNPITPVNPESNNPPLVVVGSANADIYVEIERLPTEGETISAKSGQTLAGGKGANQAACGGKLSYPTYFVGQVGEDAHGKLIIEALRNGGVCLDYVRHVGDVPTGHAVVMLQSDGQNSIIIVGGANMSRWPEKLSDEDLVVIRNAGILLLQREIPDSVNIQVAKAAKSAGVPVIFDAGGMDAPIPLELLKVVDIFSPNESELARITGMPTENFEQISQAVTKCHEMGVGEVLVKLGAKGSALFEEGQKPIRQPIIPAARVIDTTGAGDTFTAAFAVASVEGKTKDECLRFAAAAASLCVQVKGAIPSMPDRTAVLDLLQSVRASF from the exons ATGAAAGGAATAGCCTTTTCACCCACAAACTATCATTGCTGCTTCAAAAATCATCACAACACATCTAGAAGATCGTCAATAAGCACAAACCCAATTCAATTCAACGACAACCAAAACCAAAATCAAAACCCATCAATCAAAACACGCCCATTCCCTTCACTTGTCCTTAAATCCTCCAAAAACCCTATAACACCAGTTAATCCGGAGTCCAACAACCCACCGCTTGTCGTTGTTGGCTCAGCCAATGCTGACATCTATGTCGAAATTGAGAGATTGCCCACCGAAGGAGAGACCATCTCAGCCAAGAGTGGGCAGACACTTGCAGGTGGGAAGGGAGCTAATCAAGCAGCTTGTGGTGGCAAACTCTCCTACCCAACGTACTTCGTGGGTCAGGTGGGAGAGGATGCACATGGGAAGTTGATCATTGAGGCGTTGAGAAATGGAGGAGTTTGTCTTGATTATGTAAGGCATGTTGGTGATGTGCCTACTGGGCATGCTGTGGTGATGCTTCAGTCTGATGGGCAGAATTCTATTATCATTGTTGGTGGAGCCAACATGAGTCGTTGGCCTGAGAAATTGAGCGATGAAGATTTGGTGGTAATAAGGAATGCTGGCATCCTTTTGCTTCAAAGGGAGATCCCTGATTCCGTCAATATCCAAGTTGCCAAG GCTGCAAAGAGTGCTGGTGTTCCTGTCATTTTCGATGCTGGGGGAATGGATGCACCTATACCCTTGGAACTGTTGAAGGTTGTGGACATCTTCAGCCCAAATGAAAGTGAACTAGCGCGTATAACTGGCATGCCTACTGAAAACTTTGAACAGATTAGTCAGGCTGTTACTAAGTGTCATGAAATG GGGGTCGGGGAAGTCCTAGTGAAACTTGGGGCCAAAGGATCAGCATTATTTGAAGAAGGCCAAAAACCAATTAGACAACCCATAATACCTGCTGCAAGAGTCATAGACACTACAGGTGCTGGAGATACTTTTACTGCTGCTTTTGCTGTGGCTTCGGTGGAGGGCAAGACAAAAGACGAGTGCCTTAGATTTGCTG CTGCAGCAGCTTCTCTTTGTGTGCAAGTAAAGGGAGCAATTCCTAGCATGCCTGACCGGACAGCAGTCCTGGATCTTCTTCAATCTGTGAGGGCATCCTTTTGA
- the LOC110601265 gene encoding interactor of constitutive active ROPs 4: MPRSRGLEMPQRQSPRAPHPLRTSSSESDPLNHRPITERSPKLGDRRSPRGPPSDSLNQKKLGTRIADLESQLGQAQEELKILKGQLASAEAAKQEAQQELENKTKKPTILEPDEIQEKHPPAEIQDSEKADDNVIDANNQQETDVFEVPFEKEAADTKVEPGHLLDHEEKGNGATKIITETLSISEPVKPSFNDLALKDDEINMLKAKLEKKQNELEAFVKENENLKNLLNGATSNISSAKAKEEEMSMRLSQLGEELEQSKANEAHLKEKLESAEGAKATMEAEIKKMRVQTEQWRKAADAAAAVLAGAVEMNGRITERCGSMDKHFSGVFGTTGGGGGYTGLLGSPGISDDLGDGFGSGKRKGSGIKMFGDLWKKKSQK, translated from the exons ATGCCAAGATCAAG AGGTTTAGAAATGCCTCAAAGGCAGTCACCTCGAGCTCCCCATCCACTTAGGACATCTAGTTCTGAGTCTGACCCACTGAATCATCGACCAATTACTGAGCGAAGCCCCAAGCTGGGAGATCGTCGCTCCCCACGAGGTCCCCCTTCTGACTCACTGAACCAAAAGAAACTAGGAACTCGTATTGCAGATTTAGAATCTCAACTTGGTCAAGCACAAGAAGAGCTGAAGATTCTGAAAGGTCAGTTGGCTTCTGCTGAAGCTGCAAAGCAAGAAGCTCAACAAGAAttagaaaacaaaacaaagaaaCCGACTATTCTAGAGCCTGATGAAATTCAAGAGAAGCATCCTCCAGCGGAGATTCAGGATTCTGAGAAGGCAGATGACAATGTTATAGATGCAAACAATCAGCAGGAAACTGATGTTTTTGAAGTTCCATTTGAAAAAGAGGCTGCTGACACCAAGGTTGAACCTGGCCACCTGCTTGATCATGAAGAAAAGGGGAACGGCGCAACTAAAATTATAACTGAGACGCTATCAATTTCAGAGCCTGTAAAGCCATCATTCAATGACTTGGCTCTAAAAGACGATGAGATAAATATGCTGAAAGCCAAATtagaaaagaaacaaaatgaATTGGAGGCATTTGTTAAAGAGAATGAAAATTTGAAGAATCTACTAAATGGAGCAACTTCAAATATTTCATCTGCTAAGGCAAAGGAAGAGGAAATGTCCATGAGATTAAGTCAACTTGGAGAAGAGCTGGAACAAAGCAAAGCAAATGAAGCTCATTTAAAAGAGAAGCTGGAATCTGCGGAAGGAGCAAAGGCAACGATGGAAGCAGAGATAAAGAAGATGAGAGTGCAGACAGAGCAGTGGAGAAAAGCAGCAGATGCAGCAGCAGCAGTGCTTGCTGGAGCAGTGGAGATGAATGGTAGGATTACCGAGAGGTGTGGCTCCATGGATAAGCACTTTAGTGGTGTGTTTGGAACCACTGGCGGCGGTGGTGGGTACACTGGTTTGCTGGGATCACCAGGAATATCTGATGACTTGGGTGATGGTTTTGGAAGTGGAAAAAGGAAGGGCTCTGGCATTAAAATGTTTGGAGACTTGTGGAAAAAGAAGAGCCAGAAATAA
- the LOC110601263 gene encoding translation initiation factor IF-2, chloroplastic isoform X2, with protein sequence MPSLASLISLGSFSVTAAITSSSESSPSPSYSSFVRRVSLAKRSFRSAKRWHCVCRYSVTTPDFIAEQGNAVSLDSNNSFRASNNGDVDNEIVLKPAPKPVLKSASLGSKGESLLGVSSIELDPSSDSDDERERNEVIESLGEALQKAEKLENSKPSLSTTRKDNGNVNKPTPSNMGVNSRVAKSGNLAATGKTKTSKSVWRKGDTVVSVQKVVKEAPKTNNKLVKEKENITREGTKLESQPSVPLRPVQPPLRPQPKLQAKPSVAPPPMMKKPVILKDVGAAPKPPVGDKADLGATKSTGRQPILVDKFARKKPVVDPLIAQAVLAPTKPGKAPASGKFKDRKKSVSPGGPRRRIVDDDDVEIPDEETSELNVPIPGAATARKGRKWSKASRKAARLQAAKEAAPVKVEILEVGEKGMLIEELAYNLAISEGEILGYLYSKGIRPDGVQTLDKDMVKMVCKEYDVEVIEADPVRFEEMARKREILDEDDLDKLEERPPVLTIMGHVDHGKTTLLDYLRKSRVASSEAGGITQGIGAYKVLIPVDGKLQPCVFLDTPGHEAFGAMRARGARVTDIAIIVVAADDGIRPQTNEAIAHAKAAGVPIVIAINKIDKDGANPERVMQDLSSIGLMPEDWGGDVPMVQISALKGDNIDDLLETVMLVAELQELKANPHRNAKGTVIEAGLHKSKGPVATFIVQNGTLKRGDIVVCGEAFGKVRALFDDSGNRVDEAEPSIPVQVIGLNNVPIAGDEFEVVASLDIAREKAEARAELLRDERISAKAGDGKVTLSSLASAVSSGKLSGLDLHQLNIIMKVDVQGSIEAVRQALQVLPQDNVTLKFLLQATGDVSTSDVDLAIASEAIILGFNVKAPGSVKSYAENKGVEIRLYRVIYDLIDDVRNAMEGLLEPVEEEKTIGSTEVRAVFSSGSGRVAGCMVTDGKVVKGCGIKVIRKKKIVHVGVLDSLRRVKEIVKEVNAGLECGIGMEDFDDWEEGDTIEAFNTVEKKRTLEEASASMVAAMEEAGINL encoded by the exons ATGCCGTCCCTGGCTTCCTTGATTAGCTTAGGGAGCTTTAGTGTGACGGCAGCCATCACTAGTTCATCGgaatcttctccttctccttcttattCTTCATTTGTTCGGAGAGTTTCTCTAGCTAAAAGGAGTTTTAGGAGTGCCAAGAGATGGCACTGTGTTTGTAGATATTCAGTCACTACCCCAGATTTCATTGCTGAACAAGGCAATGCTGTGTCTCTTGATTCTAACAATTCATTTAGAGCAAGCAATAATGGTGATGTTGATAACGAAATCGTACTTAAGCCTGCGCCTAAGCCTGTGTTGAAATCTGCTTCTTTAGGCTCTAAGGGTGAATCCCTTTTAGGTGTGAGCTCTATTGAGTTGGACCCTTCGAGTGATTCTGATGATGAACGGGAGAGGAATGAGGTGATTGAGTCTCTTGGTGAGGCGTTGCAGAAGGCCGAAAAGCTTGAAAATTCTAAGCCGAGTCTTAGCACTACTAGGAAAGATAATGGAAATGTAAATAAACCGACACCATCTAACATGGGTGTAAATTCCAGAGTTGCTAAATCTGGGAACCTTGCTGCAACTGGCAAAACTAAAACTTCGAAGAGTGTGTGGCGGAAAGGGGACACTGTGGTAAGTGTGCAAAAAGTCGTGAAGGAAGCTCCTAAGACTAATAATAAGCTtgtgaaagaaaaggaaaacataACAAGGGAAGGAACAAAGCTAGAATCTCAACCTAGTGTTCCTTTAAGGCCCGTGCAGCCTCCCCTGAGACCTCAGCCCAAATTACAGGCTAAGCCATCTGTAGCTCCTCCTCCTATGATGAAAAAGCCTGTTATCCTGAAGGATGTGGGAGCAGCTCCAAAGCCACCAGTTGGTGATAAAGCTGATTTGGGTGCTACAAAAAGTACTGGAAGGCAGCCAATTTTAGTTGACAAATTCGCCCGTAAAAAACCTGTTGTTGATCCTCTAATTGCTCAAGCAGTTTTAGCCCCCACAAAACCAGGAAAGGCCCCTGCCTCTGGAAAGTTCAAAGACCGAAAGAAAAGTGTTTCTCCTGGAGGACCACGGAGACGAAttgttgatgatgatgatgttgagATTCCTGATGAAGAAACATCAGAGCTAAATGTCCCTATTCCAGGTGCAGCTACTGCGAGGAAAGGGAGGAAATGGAGTAAAGCTAGCCGGAAAGCAGCTAGACTCCAGGCTGCCAAAGAGGCAGCTCCTGTCAAAGTAGAAATTTTAGAAGTTGGGGAAAAAGGTATGTTGATTGAGGAGTTAGCCTACAATTTGGCCATTAGTGAAGGTGAAATTCTTGGTTATCTCTACTCAAAGGGGATTAGACCTGATGGGGTGCAAACACTGGACAAGGACATGGTAAAGATGGTGTGCAAGGAGTATGATGTAGAGGTCATAGAAGCTGATCCTGTTAGATTTGAAGAAATGGCAAGAAAAAGGGAAATTCTTGATGAAGATGATCTGGACAAACTGGAAGAGAGGCCCCCTGTCCTCACTATAATGGGGCATGTGGATCATGGCAAG ACAACCCTGTTGGATTACCTTCGTAAAAGCAGG GTGGCTTCCTCAGAGGCTGGTGGGATTACACAAGGAATTGGAGCATATAAAGTTTTGATACCAGTTGATGGGAAGTTGCAACCTTGTGTTTTCCTTGATACTCCTGGGCATGAG GCATTTGGAGCAATGAGAGCTCGAGGAGCAAGGGTGACAGATATTGCAATTATTGTGGTAGCTGCTGATGATGGTATTCGCCCTCAGACAAATGAGGCCATAGCTCATGCCAAAGCAGCTGGAGTTCCAATTGTAATTGCTATAAATAAG ATAGATAAAGATGGAGCAAATCCAGAAAGAGTCATGCAAGACCTTTCTTCAATTGGTCTCATGCCAGAAGACTGGGGTGGTGATGTCCCAATGGTTCAG ATCAGTGCTCTCAAGGGGGATAACATAGATGATTTGTTAGAAACTGTTATGCTTGTTGCTGAG ttgcaagagttgaaGGCTAATCCTCATAGAAATGCAAAGGGTACTGTTATTGAGGCAGGTCTTCATAAATCTAAAGGACCGGTAGCTACATTTATTGTGCAGAATGGCACGCTTAAAAGAGGGGATATAGTGGTTTGTGGAGAAGCTTTTGGCAAG GTGCGAGCTTTATTTGATGATAGTGGAAACCGAGTTGATGAAGCTGAACCATCTATTCCTGTACAG GTTATTGGATTGAATAATGTGCCAATTGCTGGTGATGAATTTGAAGTTGTTGCCTCCCTTGATATTGCACGGGAAAAGGCTGAGGCACGTGCAGAATTATTGCGTGATGAGCGGATATCAGCCAAGGCTGGGGATGGAAAAGTTACACTTTCTTCTTTAGCGTCGGCTGTTTCATCAGGAAAGCTGTCTGGTCTAGACTTGCACCAGCTAAATATTATAATGAAAGTTGATGTTCAG GGATCAATTGAAGCTGTCAGACAAGCCTTACAAGTGCTCCCCCAGGATAATGTCACCTTGAAGTTCCTTTTGCAAGCAACAGGAGATGTTAGCACCAGTGATGTTGATCTTGCCATTGCTAGTGAAGCTATTATTTTAGGATTTAATGTCAAAGCGCCAGGTTCTGTCAAGAGCTATGCAGAAAACAAAGGTGTTGAGATTCGGTTATATAGAGTTATCTATGATCTCATTGATGATGTACGAAATGCAATGGAAGGACTTCTGGAACCTGTTGAG GAAGAAAAAACAATAGGCTCAACAGAAGTCCGGGCTGTATTTAGCAGTGGCAGTGGTCGTGTTGCTGGATGCATGGTAACAGATGGGAAAGTAGTGAAAGGATGTGGCATTAAAGTCATTCGAAAGAAAAAGATAGTCCATGTTGGTGTACTTGATTCCCTGAGACGAGTTAAGGAAATTGTGAAAGAG GTAAACGCTGGGCTAGAGTGTGGTATTGGGATGGAAGACTTCGATGATTGGGAGGAAGGAGATACCATCGAGGCCTTCAACACAGTTGAGAAGAAGCGGACCCTCGAAGAGGCATCAGCTTCAATGGTAGCTGCAATGGAAGAAGCAGGAATTAACTTGTAG
- the LOC110601266 gene encoding gibberellin 2-beta-dioxygenase 1 isoform X2: MVVLSNPGIEQLSSLRNCKPTTLFSGIPIIDPSKSDSKHLLVKACEDFGFFKVVNHGIPMESISRLESEALSFFSLPLSEKQKAGPPNPFGYGNKIIGPNGDVGWVEYLLFTINQESISQRSALNDYISGVKKMACEILEMMADGLRIQPRNVFSKLLMDEQSDSVFRLNHYPPCTGPGIHTLNSNNMIGFGEHTDPQIISVLRSNNTSGLQISLGDSKWISVPPDQNSFFINVGDSLQVMTNGRFKSVRHRVLANSMKSRVSMIYFGGPPLREKIAPLAPLMKGEEESLYKEFTWFEYKTSAYNSRLADNRLLLFQKIAAS, encoded by the exons ATGGTGGTCCTGTCCAATCCAGGTATTGAACAGTTGTCATCTCTAAGAAACTGCAAACCCACCACATTATTTTCTGGAATTCCCATTATAGACCCCTCTAAATCTGACTCTAAGCACCTCCTTGTTAAGGCCTGCGAGGATTTTGGATTCTTCAAGGTCGTCAACCATGGAATCCCCATGGAATCCATTTCCAGGCTTGAATCTGAAGCCCTCAGCTTCTTCTCATTGCCTCTTTCTGAAAAGCAAAAGGCTGGACCTCCTAATCCTTTCGGCTATGGTAACAAAATCATTGGACCAAACGGCGACGTTGGTTGGGTCGAATACCTTCTCTTCACAATCAATCAAGAATCCATTTCCCAGAG GTCTGCTTTGAATGATTACATATCAGGTGTGAAAAAGATGGCATGTGAGATTCTTGAAATGATGGCTGATGGTTTAAGAATCCAACCAAGAAATGTGTTCAGTAAACTTTTAATGGACGAACAGAGCGACTCTGTTTTTAGGCTAAATCACTACCCTCCATGCACAGGGCCAGGGATTCACACTCTGAATTCTAACAATATGATTGGATTTGGAGAGCACACAGACCCACAAATCATTTCTGTACTGAGATCCAACAACACATCTGGCCTGCAAATCTCTCTTGGAGATAGCAAATGGATTTCAGTCCCACCTGACCAAAACTCCTTTTTCATCAATGTTGGTGACTCTCTGCAG GTCATGACTAATGGGAGGTTTAAAAGTGTGAGGCACAGGGTTTTGGCAAACAGTATGAAATCCAGAGTTTCAATGATATATTTTGGTGGGCCACCTTTGAGAGAGAAAATAGCTCCATTGGCTCCACTCATGAAGGGAGAAGAGGAGAGCTTGTACAAAGAATTCACCTGGTTTGAGTACAAAACATCTGCATATAACTCAAGGTTGGCTGATAATAGGCTTCTTCTCTTTCAGAAAATAGCAGCCTCATGA
- the LOC110601266 gene encoding gibberellin 2-beta-dioxygenase 1 isoform X1, with product MVVLSNPGIEQLSSLRNCKPTTLFSGIPIIDPSKSDSKHLLVKACEDFGFFKVVNHGIPMESISRLESEALSFFSLPLSEKQKAGPPNPFGYGNKIIGPNGDVGWVEYLLFTINQESISQRFISEDFRSALNDYISGVKKMACEILEMMADGLRIQPRNVFSKLLMDEQSDSVFRLNHYPPCTGPGIHTLNSNNMIGFGEHTDPQIISVLRSNNTSGLQISLGDSKWISVPPDQNSFFINVGDSLQVMTNGRFKSVRHRVLANSMKSRVSMIYFGGPPLREKIAPLAPLMKGEEESLYKEFTWFEYKTSAYNSRLADNRLLLFQKIAAS from the exons ATGGTGGTCCTGTCCAATCCAGGTATTGAACAGTTGTCATCTCTAAGAAACTGCAAACCCACCACATTATTTTCTGGAATTCCCATTATAGACCCCTCTAAATCTGACTCTAAGCACCTCCTTGTTAAGGCCTGCGAGGATTTTGGATTCTTCAAGGTCGTCAACCATGGAATCCCCATGGAATCCATTTCCAGGCTTGAATCTGAAGCCCTCAGCTTCTTCTCATTGCCTCTTTCTGAAAAGCAAAAGGCTGGACCTCCTAATCCTTTCGGCTATGGTAACAAAATCATTGGACCAAACGGCGACGTTGGTTGGGTCGAATACCTTCTCTTCACAATCAATCAAGAATCCATTTCCCAGAGGTTCATTTCAGAAGATTTTAG GTCTGCTTTGAATGATTACATATCAGGTGTGAAAAAGATGGCATGTGAGATTCTTGAAATGATGGCTGATGGTTTAAGAATCCAACCAAGAAATGTGTTCAGTAAACTTTTAATGGACGAACAGAGCGACTCTGTTTTTAGGCTAAATCACTACCCTCCATGCACAGGGCCAGGGATTCACACTCTGAATTCTAACAATATGATTGGATTTGGAGAGCACACAGACCCACAAATCATTTCTGTACTGAGATCCAACAACACATCTGGCCTGCAAATCTCTCTTGGAGATAGCAAATGGATTTCAGTCCCACCTGACCAAAACTCCTTTTTCATCAATGTTGGTGACTCTCTGCAG GTCATGACTAATGGGAGGTTTAAAAGTGTGAGGCACAGGGTTTTGGCAAACAGTATGAAATCCAGAGTTTCAATGATATATTTTGGTGGGCCACCTTTGAGAGAGAAAATAGCTCCATTGGCTCCACTCATGAAGGGAGAAGAGGAGAGCTTGTACAAAGAATTCACCTGGTTTGAGTACAAAACATCTGCATATAACTCAAGGTTGGCTGATAATAGGCTTCTTCTCTTTCAGAAAATAGCAGCCTCATGA
- the LOC110601263 gene encoding translation initiation factor IF-2, chloroplastic isoform X1: protein MGSMVVLVGSMPSLASLISLGSFSVTAAITSSSESSPSPSYSSFVRRVSLAKRSFRSAKRWHCVCRYSVTTPDFIAEQGNAVSLDSNNSFRASNNGDVDNEIVLKPAPKPVLKSASLGSKGESLLGVSSIELDPSSDSDDERERNEVIESLGEALQKAEKLENSKPSLSTTRKDNGNVNKPTPSNMGVNSRVAKSGNLAATGKTKTSKSVWRKGDTVVSVQKVVKEAPKTNNKLVKEKENITREGTKLESQPSVPLRPVQPPLRPQPKLQAKPSVAPPPMMKKPVILKDVGAAPKPPVGDKADLGATKSTGRQPILVDKFARKKPVVDPLIAQAVLAPTKPGKAPASGKFKDRKKSVSPGGPRRRIVDDDDVEIPDEETSELNVPIPGAATARKGRKWSKASRKAARLQAAKEAAPVKVEILEVGEKGMLIEELAYNLAISEGEILGYLYSKGIRPDGVQTLDKDMVKMVCKEYDVEVIEADPVRFEEMARKREILDEDDLDKLEERPPVLTIMGHVDHGKTTLLDYLRKSRVASSEAGGITQGIGAYKVLIPVDGKLQPCVFLDTPGHEAFGAMRARGARVTDIAIIVVAADDGIRPQTNEAIAHAKAAGVPIVIAINKIDKDGANPERVMQDLSSIGLMPEDWGGDVPMVQISALKGDNIDDLLETVMLVAELQELKANPHRNAKGTVIEAGLHKSKGPVATFIVQNGTLKRGDIVVCGEAFGKVRALFDDSGNRVDEAEPSIPVQVIGLNNVPIAGDEFEVVASLDIAREKAEARAELLRDERISAKAGDGKVTLSSLASAVSSGKLSGLDLHQLNIIMKVDVQGSIEAVRQALQVLPQDNVTLKFLLQATGDVSTSDVDLAIASEAIILGFNVKAPGSVKSYAENKGVEIRLYRVIYDLIDDVRNAMEGLLEPVEEEKTIGSTEVRAVFSSGSGRVAGCMVTDGKVVKGCGIKVIRKKKIVHVGVLDSLRRVKEIVKEVNAGLECGIGMEDFDDWEEGDTIEAFNTVEKKRTLEEASASMVAAMEEAGINL from the exons ATGGGTTCCATGGTGGTTCTTGTAGGAAGCATGCCGTCCCTGGCTTCCTTGATTAGCTTAGGGAGCTTTAGTGTGACGGCAGCCATCACTAGTTCATCGgaatcttctccttctccttcttattCTTCATTTGTTCGGAGAGTTTCTCTAGCTAAAAGGAGTTTTAGGAGTGCCAAGAGATGGCACTGTGTTTGTAGATATTCAGTCACTACCCCAGATTTCATTGCTGAACAAGGCAATGCTGTGTCTCTTGATTCTAACAATTCATTTAGAGCAAGCAATAATGGTGATGTTGATAACGAAATCGTACTTAAGCCTGCGCCTAAGCCTGTGTTGAAATCTGCTTCTTTAGGCTCTAAGGGTGAATCCCTTTTAGGTGTGAGCTCTATTGAGTTGGACCCTTCGAGTGATTCTGATGATGAACGGGAGAGGAATGAGGTGATTGAGTCTCTTGGTGAGGCGTTGCAGAAGGCCGAAAAGCTTGAAAATTCTAAGCCGAGTCTTAGCACTACTAGGAAAGATAATGGAAATGTAAATAAACCGACACCATCTAACATGGGTGTAAATTCCAGAGTTGCTAAATCTGGGAACCTTGCTGCAACTGGCAAAACTAAAACTTCGAAGAGTGTGTGGCGGAAAGGGGACACTGTGGTAAGTGTGCAAAAAGTCGTGAAGGAAGCTCCTAAGACTAATAATAAGCTtgtgaaagaaaaggaaaacataACAAGGGAAGGAACAAAGCTAGAATCTCAACCTAGTGTTCCTTTAAGGCCCGTGCAGCCTCCCCTGAGACCTCAGCCCAAATTACAGGCTAAGCCATCTGTAGCTCCTCCTCCTATGATGAAAAAGCCTGTTATCCTGAAGGATGTGGGAGCAGCTCCAAAGCCACCAGTTGGTGATAAAGCTGATTTGGGTGCTACAAAAAGTACTGGAAGGCAGCCAATTTTAGTTGACAAATTCGCCCGTAAAAAACCTGTTGTTGATCCTCTAATTGCTCAAGCAGTTTTAGCCCCCACAAAACCAGGAAAGGCCCCTGCCTCTGGAAAGTTCAAAGACCGAAAGAAAAGTGTTTCTCCTGGAGGACCACGGAGACGAAttgttgatgatgatgatgttgagATTCCTGATGAAGAAACATCAGAGCTAAATGTCCCTATTCCAGGTGCAGCTACTGCGAGGAAAGGGAGGAAATGGAGTAAAGCTAGCCGGAAAGCAGCTAGACTCCAGGCTGCCAAAGAGGCAGCTCCTGTCAAAGTAGAAATTTTAGAAGTTGGGGAAAAAGGTATGTTGATTGAGGAGTTAGCCTACAATTTGGCCATTAGTGAAGGTGAAATTCTTGGTTATCTCTACTCAAAGGGGATTAGACCTGATGGGGTGCAAACACTGGACAAGGACATGGTAAAGATGGTGTGCAAGGAGTATGATGTAGAGGTCATAGAAGCTGATCCTGTTAGATTTGAAGAAATGGCAAGAAAAAGGGAAATTCTTGATGAAGATGATCTGGACAAACTGGAAGAGAGGCCCCCTGTCCTCACTATAATGGGGCATGTGGATCATGGCAAG ACAACCCTGTTGGATTACCTTCGTAAAAGCAGG GTGGCTTCCTCAGAGGCTGGTGGGATTACACAAGGAATTGGAGCATATAAAGTTTTGATACCAGTTGATGGGAAGTTGCAACCTTGTGTTTTCCTTGATACTCCTGGGCATGAG GCATTTGGAGCAATGAGAGCTCGAGGAGCAAGGGTGACAGATATTGCAATTATTGTGGTAGCTGCTGATGATGGTATTCGCCCTCAGACAAATGAGGCCATAGCTCATGCCAAAGCAGCTGGAGTTCCAATTGTAATTGCTATAAATAAG ATAGATAAAGATGGAGCAAATCCAGAAAGAGTCATGCAAGACCTTTCTTCAATTGGTCTCATGCCAGAAGACTGGGGTGGTGATGTCCCAATGGTTCAG ATCAGTGCTCTCAAGGGGGATAACATAGATGATTTGTTAGAAACTGTTATGCTTGTTGCTGAG ttgcaagagttgaaGGCTAATCCTCATAGAAATGCAAAGGGTACTGTTATTGAGGCAGGTCTTCATAAATCTAAAGGACCGGTAGCTACATTTATTGTGCAGAATGGCACGCTTAAAAGAGGGGATATAGTGGTTTGTGGAGAAGCTTTTGGCAAG GTGCGAGCTTTATTTGATGATAGTGGAAACCGAGTTGATGAAGCTGAACCATCTATTCCTGTACAG GTTATTGGATTGAATAATGTGCCAATTGCTGGTGATGAATTTGAAGTTGTTGCCTCCCTTGATATTGCACGGGAAAAGGCTGAGGCACGTGCAGAATTATTGCGTGATGAGCGGATATCAGCCAAGGCTGGGGATGGAAAAGTTACACTTTCTTCTTTAGCGTCGGCTGTTTCATCAGGAAAGCTGTCTGGTCTAGACTTGCACCAGCTAAATATTATAATGAAAGTTGATGTTCAG GGATCAATTGAAGCTGTCAGACAAGCCTTACAAGTGCTCCCCCAGGATAATGTCACCTTGAAGTTCCTTTTGCAAGCAACAGGAGATGTTAGCACCAGTGATGTTGATCTTGCCATTGCTAGTGAAGCTATTATTTTAGGATTTAATGTCAAAGCGCCAGGTTCTGTCAAGAGCTATGCAGAAAACAAAGGTGTTGAGATTCGGTTATATAGAGTTATCTATGATCTCATTGATGATGTACGAAATGCAATGGAAGGACTTCTGGAACCTGTTGAG GAAGAAAAAACAATAGGCTCAACAGAAGTCCGGGCTGTATTTAGCAGTGGCAGTGGTCGTGTTGCTGGATGCATGGTAACAGATGGGAAAGTAGTGAAAGGATGTGGCATTAAAGTCATTCGAAAGAAAAAGATAGTCCATGTTGGTGTACTTGATTCCCTGAGACGAGTTAAGGAAATTGTGAAAGAG GTAAACGCTGGGCTAGAGTGTGGTATTGGGATGGAAGACTTCGATGATTGGGAGGAAGGAGATACCATCGAGGCCTTCAACACAGTTGAGAAGAAGCGGACCCTCGAAGAGGCATCAGCTTCAATGGTAGCTGCAATGGAAGAAGCAGGAATTAACTTGTAG